One part of the Elusimicrobiota bacterium genome encodes these proteins:
- a CDS encoding MFS transporter → MLESLKPTYKEIKREKEFEDMINSDILSNSDIWNAVIRHKDNPRRALRRWKNGFKEIRKHPEFDDITDRDVWYVVKGHKYPLKLLWRLKVQYDAIIKEKEFENMSNSDIWDTVIRDKYPRGALRRWQNGFEEIRKHSEFDDIIDRDVFFITKGNKDPYEMLEKYEEIKSEKEFEDMINSGIINNSDIWSAVISGKDPREYLRDKMIVDGVRKKPQSLGEKPEVVVARAAFKNPLSECAQIIAEALGIKSEITEAFKTVDDLIAKLTELSVKIGSKIQEAHESLYEDERYMVTGKKLKPYKKNIKLIKKLLKKQGFPGFKVVISENQNLVPPEGDAYSLATFNADKKKIMVHTAFLDRAPPTPRLQRAGPPEMIEALVAHELGEDNALKGNDPGFEKYISDLSVESQKPIETCRNQGTYHQYLKSIKQQESLLNYSEEIANAERNITKRQKLSYNLADKLVGGENNVYYKLLKSLGKEDLMRQRLVDFSNSTIDGIPSVQALKKLAEDEHFEVKNILSVGSFTRYPRFNDIDITIIVKGHHKDEFFKKIPVLMNGIKYEVSIVIAGEDNFEDEVWSTRYMYDKAAILYGDNTFDSVRPSKDAQRKALELTKKDASVQTGEKLIHRTIAVNLIQYDLEGKKKYLKNAQNLWKTLEQNKKVEPVNAVSLGENIPKEGMQIRLSRASGITFSILTLGAIAGVVLVSVLGSIVAVNLLFASLVPGIYMLVFLVIVGMIKWMSKTVPERAGPYKLIGPLKTSAVEDPSNEVSFMEVRNIKGTPKIVVNSKVYKLLTRMHPIAQWIILLFSGILLHELLHMLGKREFFAYFTAQVLSGLAYSALFCIAAIVPAFFVYALVIFIITSGLFSFYAVYKADLKFNRKGERIRLYTKRILSRRDYYEKINDIHFGLFGHSYEFRHYDLRNHIHRWQQFKKTLKENWIALKNKWRVLMQLNEYLAYRKYSKRFIKNNWEMDREAEENRNHSMISDKFNKSKQ, encoded by the coding sequence ATGCTAGAGAGCTTGAAGCCAACGTATAAAGAGATAAAGAGGGAAAAAGAGTTTGAAGATATGATCAACAGCGACATTTTAAGCAACAGCGACATATGGAATGCGGTAATAAGGCACAAAGATAATCCTCGCAGAGCGCTCAGGAGATGGAAAAATGGGTTTAAAGAGATACGGAAGCATCCAGAGTTTGACGATATAACCGACCGTGACGTATGGTATGTGGTAAAGGGGCATAAATATCCTCTTAAACTGCTCTGGAGATTGAAGGTCCAGTACGATGCGATAATTAAGGAAAAAGAGTTTGAAAATATGAGCAACAGTGACATTTGGGATACGGTAATAAGGGACAAGTATCCTCGTGGAGCGCTCAGGAGATGGCAAAATGGGTTTGAAGAGATACGCAAGCACTCAGAGTTTGACGATATAATCGACCGCGACGTATTCTTTATAACAAAGGGGAACAAAGATCCTTATGAAATGCTCGAAAAGTATGAAGAAATAAAGAGTGAAAAAGAGTTTGAAGATATGATAAATAGCGGCATTATAAACAACAGCGACATATGGTCTGCTGTAATAAGCGGCAAAGATCCTCGGGAATATTTAAGAGATAAAATGATAGTGGACGGAGTTAGGAAAAAGCCACAATCCCTCGGGGAAAAGCCGGAAGTTGTTGTTGCCCGGGCGGCGTTTAAGAATCCGTTATCCGAATGCGCTCAAATAATAGCCGAAGCGCTGGGTATAAAATCGGAAATAACCGAAGCGTTCAAGACAGTTGATGATTTAATCGCAAAACTTACTGAATTGTCGGTCAAAATAGGCTCAAAAATTCAAGAAGCCCATGAAAGCTTGTATGAAGACGAAAGGTATATGGTTACGGGTAAGAAACTAAAGCCTTATAAGAAGAATATCAAATTGATAAAAAAATTATTGAAAAAACAAGGATTTCCTGGTTTTAAGGTGGTTATCAGCGAAAATCAAAACTTAGTTCCCCCAGAAGGGGATGCTTATTCTTTGGCAACATTCAATGCTGACAAAAAGAAGATTATGGTACATACCGCATTTCTAGACCGTGCCCCTCCTACGCCAAGGCTTCAAAGGGCAGGCCCGCCTGAGATGATCGAGGCATTAGTAGCGCATGAACTTGGAGAAGACAATGCATTAAAAGGAAACGATCCAGGATTTGAAAAATACATATCAGATTTGTCTGTTGAATCCCAGAAACCCATTGAAACCTGCCGAAATCAGGGAACATATCACCAATACCTGAAATCAATCAAACAGCAGGAAAGTTTATTAAACTACTCAGAAGAAATTGCTAATGCGGAACGCAATATAACGAAACGGCAAAAGCTGAGCTATAATCTTGCCGACAAATTAGTCGGTGGCGAGAATAACGTCTATTACAAACTATTAAAATCGCTGGGAAAAGAAGATCTGATGCGCCAAAGGTTAGTTGACTTCAGCAACTCCACGATAGACGGGATCCCCTCGGTACAGGCCCTGAAAAAACTCGCAGAAGATGAACATTTTGAGGTTAAAAATATACTGTCGGTAGGCAGTTTTACCCGGTATCCGCGGTTCAACGACATAGATATAACAATTATCGTTAAAGGCCATCATAAAGATGAATTTTTTAAGAAAATACCCGTTCTAATGAATGGAATCAAATACGAAGTCAGTATCGTAATCGCCGGGGAAGACAATTTTGAGGATGAAGTATGGAGCACGAGGTACATGTACGATAAAGCTGCGATATTATATGGCGATAATACCTTTGATTCAGTTCGTCCGTCAAAAGATGCTCAAAGGAAAGCCCTGGAATTGACAAAAAAGGATGCTTCAGTACAAACCGGTGAAAAACTAATTCATCGAACCATAGCAGTAAACCTCATACAATATGACCTTGAGGGAAAAAAGAAATATTTAAAAAATGCCCAAAATTTGTGGAAAACACTTGAACAAAATAAAAAAGTGGAACCAGTAAATGCTGTTTCCCTCGGCGAAAACATTCCGAAAGAAGGAATGCAAATCAGGCTTTCAAGGGCGTCAGGGATAACTTTTTCTATTTTAACGCTCGGGGCAATAGCTGGGGTAGTCCTAGTAAGCGTTTTGGGCAGTATTGTGGCGGTCAATCTGTTATTTGCTTCGCTTGTTCCCGGCATTTATATGCTGGTTTTTCTGGTTATAGTCGGAATGATAAAATGGATGAGTAAAACTGTGCCTGAACGTGCCGGGCCTTACAAACTAATCGGCCCGCTAAAAACCTCCGCAGTAGAAGACCCCTCAAATGAAGTATCCTTTATGGAAGTAAGAAATATCAAAGGCACGCCAAAAATAGTCGTCAATTCAAAAGTATATAAACTCTTAACGAGAATGCATCCCATAGCGCAGTGGATAATCCTTTTATTCAGCGGAATATTATTACACGAATTATTGCATATGCTAGGAAAACGCGAATTTTTCGCCTATTTCACTGCGCAAGTTCTAAGCGGCTTGGCATATTCCGCGCTTTTTTGCATTGCGGCCATTGTCCCCGCATTTTTTGTGTATGCATTAGTGATATTCATAATAACGAGCGGGCTTTTTAGTTTTTATGCGGTGTATAAAGCAGATTTGAAGTTTAACAGAAAAGGAGAAAGAATACGTCTATATACAAAACGGATTCTGTCAAGAAGAGATTATTACGAAAAAATCAACGATATACATTTTGGTCTTTTTGGTCATTCTTATGAATTCAGACATTATGATTTAAGAAATCATATTCATCGTTGGCAACAGTTCAAAAAGACTCTTAAAGAAAACTGGATAGCCCTGAAAAACAAATGGCGTGTGCTGATGCAGCTGAATGAATATTTGGCATACAGAAAATATTCAAAAAGGTTCATAAAAAATAACTGGGAAATGGATCGTGAGGCAGAAGAAAATAGGAATCACTCAATGATTTCGGATAAATTTAATAAGAGTAAGCAATGA